Proteins from one Phyllobacterium zundukense genomic window:
- a CDS encoding DUF1489 family protein, with product MALNLVKLCVGCSAIEELAAWIDFKLDERRRAGLPAEQFHTTRMVPKRVEELLDGGSLYWVIKGNVQCRQRLTDIRTFTDDEGISRCHLVLDPRIIPTEWQPRRAFQGWRYLTSEDAPFDEGYGKIGRAKLPPELRNELAALGLL from the coding sequence ATGGCCCTCAATCTCGTAAAACTCTGTGTCGGATGCAGCGCGATCGAAGAACTCGCGGCGTGGATCGATTTCAAGCTCGACGAGCGCAGGCGGGCAGGGTTGCCGGCCGAACAATTTCATACAACCCGCATGGTACCAAAGCGCGTCGAGGAACTGCTCGATGGCGGATCGCTCTATTGGGTGATCAAGGGCAATGTCCAATGCCGTCAGCGACTGACCGACATCAGGACGTTTACCGACGATGAAGGTATCTCACGCTGCCACCTCGTGCTCGACCCGCGCATCATTCCAACGGAATGGCAGCCGCGCCGGGCATTTCAGGGCTGGCGTTATCTGACCAGCGAAGACGCGCCCTTCGATGAAGGATACGGCAAGATCGGGCGGGCGAAACTACCGCCAGAACTTCGCAACGAGCTTGCAGCTCTAGGCTTGCTCTAG